The Arachis ipaensis cultivar K30076 chromosome B07, Araip1.1, whole genome shotgun sequence genome includes a window with the following:
- the LOC107606308 gene encoding heat stress transcription factor A-2 isoform X3, with protein MAGRMRVKEEEETVVLCGSGPGGSSSSSSVSPQPMEGLHDVGPPPFLTKTFEVVEDPSTDSIVSWSRARNSFVVWDSHRFSTTILPRYFKHNNFSSFVRQLNTYGFRKVDPDRWEFANEGFLAGQKHLLRTIKRRRNVTQSSTNMIQHGEGGGGGSCVELGEFGLEGEIERLRRDRTVLMAEIVKLRQQQHNSRERICSMESRLQVTEKKQTQMMTFLAKALHNQSFIHNLSLQNRELQGFEMSRKRRITATASVENLQLDPVAVGEEQEELETLLSSACDNESSSEMKETTTTAAAATSENIWEDLLSEDLVGGNPEDEVVIGDYPHQNLEDLAATNTGDVRRR; from the exons atggcgggaagaATGAGAgtgaaggaggaagaggagactGTGGTTTTGTGTGGGAGCGGACCAGGtggttcatcttcttcatcaagcgTGTCACCGCAACCCATGGAAGGGTTGCACGATGTGGGACCACCACCGTTTCTGACGAAGACCTTCGAAGTGGTGGAGGATCCTTCCACCGACTCCATTGTTTCTTGGAGCAGAGCTCGCAACAGCTTCGTTGTGTGGGACTCGCACAGATTCTCCACCACAATCTTGCCTCGTTACTTCAAGCACAACAACTTCTCCAGCTTCGTTCGCCAACTCAACACTTAC GGGTTTAGGAAAGTGGATCCTGATCGATGGGAATTTGCGAACGAGGGTTTCTTGGCAGGGCAGAAGCATTTGTTGAGGACGATAAAGAGGAGGAGGAATGTGACGCAGTCGTCAACGAACATGATCCAGCacggagaaggaggaggaggaggaagttgTGTTGAGTTAGGTGAGTTTGGTTTGGAAGGTGAAATAGAGAGGCTGAGAAGGGATAGGACGGTGTTAATGGCGGAGATCGTGAAGCTGAGGCAGCAACAGCACAACTCGAGGGAGCGGATTTGTTCAATGGAGTCAAGGTTGCAAGTCACAGAGAAGAAACAAACTCAGATGATGACTTTCCTGGCCAAAGCACTCCACAACCAATCTTTCATTCATAACCTTTCTCTTCAGAACAGAGAATTACAGGGTTTTGAGATGAGCAGGAAGAGGAGAATAACTGCTACCGCAAGTGTGGAGAATCTGCAATTGGATCCTGTTGCTGTTGGAGAAGAGCAAGAGGAATTGGAGACACTTTTGTCAAGTGCTTGCGATAATGAATCAAGCAGTGAAATGAAGGAGACTACTACTACTGCTGCTGCTGCTACCAGTGAGAATATATGGGAAGATTTGCTTAGTGAGGATTTAGTTGGTGGGAATCCGGAGGATGAAGTTGTGATTGGTGATTACCCGCACCAAAATCTTGAAGATTTGGCTGCAACAAACACTG GCGACGTGAGAAGAAGATAA
- the LOC107606308 gene encoding heat stress transcription factor A-2 isoform X1, producing MAGRMRVKEEEETVVLCGSGPGGSSSSSSVSPQPMEGLHDVGPPPFLTKTFEVVEDPSTDSIVSWSRARNSFVVWDSHRFSTTILPRYFKHNNFSSFVRQLNTYGFRKVDPDRWEFANEGFLAGQKHLLRTIKRRRNVTQSSTNMIQHGEGGGGGSCVELGEFGLEGEIERLRRDRTVLMAEIVKLRQQQHNSRERICSMESRLQVTEKKQTQMMTFLAKALHNQSFIHNLSLQNRELQGFEMSRKRRITATASVENLQLDPVAVGEEQEELETLLSSACDNESSSEMKETTTTAAAATSENIWEDLLSEDLVGGNPEDEVVIGDYPHQNLEDLAATNTGDWSEDLQKLVDHMGFLASNP from the exons atggcgggaagaATGAGAgtgaaggaggaagaggagactGTGGTTTTGTGTGGGAGCGGACCAGGtggttcatcttcttcatcaagcgTGTCACCGCAACCCATGGAAGGGTTGCACGATGTGGGACCACCACCGTTTCTGACGAAGACCTTCGAAGTGGTGGAGGATCCTTCCACCGACTCCATTGTTTCTTGGAGCAGAGCTCGCAACAGCTTCGTTGTGTGGGACTCGCACAGATTCTCCACCACAATCTTGCCTCGTTACTTCAAGCACAACAACTTCTCCAGCTTCGTTCGCCAACTCAACACTTAC GGGTTTAGGAAAGTGGATCCTGATCGATGGGAATTTGCGAACGAGGGTTTCTTGGCAGGGCAGAAGCATTTGTTGAGGACGATAAAGAGGAGGAGGAATGTGACGCAGTCGTCAACGAACATGATCCAGCacggagaaggaggaggaggaggaagttgTGTTGAGTTAGGTGAGTTTGGTTTGGAAGGTGAAATAGAGAGGCTGAGAAGGGATAGGACGGTGTTAATGGCGGAGATCGTGAAGCTGAGGCAGCAACAGCACAACTCGAGGGAGCGGATTTGTTCAATGGAGTCAAGGTTGCAAGTCACAGAGAAGAAACAAACTCAGATGATGACTTTCCTGGCCAAAGCACTCCACAACCAATCTTTCATTCATAACCTTTCTCTTCAGAACAGAGAATTACAGGGTTTTGAGATGAGCAGGAAGAGGAGAATAACTGCTACCGCAAGTGTGGAGAATCTGCAATTGGATCCTGTTGCTGTTGGAGAAGAGCAAGAGGAATTGGAGACACTTTTGTCAAGTGCTTGCGATAATGAATCAAGCAGTGAAATGAAGGAGACTACTACTACTGCTGCTGCTGCTACCAGTGAGAATATATGGGAAGATTTGCTTAGTGAGGATTTAGTTGGTGGGAATCCGGAGGATGAAGTTGTGATTGGTGATTACCCGCACCAAAATCTTGAAGATTTGGCTGCAACAAACACTGGTGATTGGTCTGAAGACTTGCAGAAACTTGTGGATCATATGGGTTTTCTTGCCTCTAATCCATAA
- the LOC107606308 gene encoding heat stress transcription factor A-2 isoform X2, with protein MAGRMRVKEEEETVVLCGSGPGGSSSSSSVSPQPMEGLHDVGPPPFLTKTFEVVEDPSTDSIVSWSRARNSFVVWDSHRFSTTILPRYFKHNNFSSFVRQLNTYGFRKVDPDRWEFANEGFLAGQKHLLRTIKRRRNVTQSSTNMIQHGEGGGGGSCVELGEFGLEGEIERLRRDRTVLMAEIVKLRQQQHNSRERICSMESRLQVTEKKQTQMMTFLAKALHNQSFIHNLSLQNRELQGFEMSRKRRITATASVENLQLDPVAVGEEQEELETLLSSACDNESSSEMKETTTTAAAATSENIWEDLLSEDLVGGNPEDEVVIGDYPHQNLEDLAATNTARGRLGSC; from the exons atggcgggaagaATGAGAgtgaaggaggaagaggagactGTGGTTTTGTGTGGGAGCGGACCAGGtggttcatcttcttcatcaagcgTGTCACCGCAACCCATGGAAGGGTTGCACGATGTGGGACCACCACCGTTTCTGACGAAGACCTTCGAAGTGGTGGAGGATCCTTCCACCGACTCCATTGTTTCTTGGAGCAGAGCTCGCAACAGCTTCGTTGTGTGGGACTCGCACAGATTCTCCACCACAATCTTGCCTCGTTACTTCAAGCACAACAACTTCTCCAGCTTCGTTCGCCAACTCAACACTTAC GGGTTTAGGAAAGTGGATCCTGATCGATGGGAATTTGCGAACGAGGGTTTCTTGGCAGGGCAGAAGCATTTGTTGAGGACGATAAAGAGGAGGAGGAATGTGACGCAGTCGTCAACGAACATGATCCAGCacggagaaggaggaggaggaggaagttgTGTTGAGTTAGGTGAGTTTGGTTTGGAAGGTGAAATAGAGAGGCTGAGAAGGGATAGGACGGTGTTAATGGCGGAGATCGTGAAGCTGAGGCAGCAACAGCACAACTCGAGGGAGCGGATTTGTTCAATGGAGTCAAGGTTGCAAGTCACAGAGAAGAAACAAACTCAGATGATGACTTTCCTGGCCAAAGCACTCCACAACCAATCTTTCATTCATAACCTTTCTCTTCAGAACAGAGAATTACAGGGTTTTGAGATGAGCAGGAAGAGGAGAATAACTGCTACCGCAAGTGTGGAGAATCTGCAATTGGATCCTGTTGCTGTTGGAGAAGAGCAAGAGGAATTGGAGACACTTTTGTCAAGTGCTTGCGATAATGAATCAAGCAGTGAAATGAAGGAGACTACTACTACTGCTGCTGCTGCTACCAGTGAGAATATATGGGAAGATTTGCTTAGTGAGGATTTAGTTGGTGGGAATCCGGAGGATGAAGTTGTGATTGGTGATTACCCGCACCAAAATCTTGAAGATTTGGCTGCAACAAACACTG CAAGGGGAAGGCTTGGTAGTTGTTGA